AAAGAGGTAAGTGCGAAGTATGAGACAGGGACTGGTAGGTGATGGAATTAAGTGAGGTGGGGGATAATGGCAGATTGATCCAGGTGCAGGGAAGAGAGGGTGAAGGTAGAGAAAGAGACTGGAAGGTGATGTGAAAAGAGATAAGGGAGGGATGACATGTAGATTGAACCAGGTGGCGAAATGGATAGAATGAATAAGACAAAGGAATAGAAACCCAGATGGTATGTGAGTGGCTGAAGAGCAGATAGAACCAATTGGAGGAGTGCGATGGATCTAGGTTATCTGAAGAAGGAGTACAATTGCAACAGACACTGTATGTTGCTCTATGTTGAACGTTATTATTCCCTATATTGACATCCACCGCACACCCTCCATTTCATTGTCCGGGTCTATCACAGGCATGTGCCCCAGTGTACAATCTTGCCTTCTAGAATATGGAGATACCCTGATGGTGGGCAATCTTTTACTTAAGTAGATTCATAGAATTCTATGTCACATGTTGGAAGCCAAGAAATGTCCCTTCTACTTGGAGCAAAagaggttgaaacccttcttctactGCTCTCTACATCTACCTCATGTTGCTCTCCTGATCTACAAACACATTCACACAGGTGAAGTGACCTGCTCCTGGGGCTGGCCAAGCCAGCAGATCAACAAGCCTGCTTACCTTCATCCACAGCATTGGTTGTGCCCAGGGTTCCATGGAGATGGAGTACAACTTGTCcacctgcatgcacaagtccccAGTGAACATTGGAGTGACTGGAATGCATTTCTATTCTTGGCACAAGAATGTGAATTATTTAAAGGTTTTGTTACTCAATATGTGATGTTGCTACTAGTTTCTACAAATTACAATCGATTGGGAATTGATACAAAATAAAGAACATACAGACATTTCCTCCTTACCATTTTAGGACACGATGGAAGAAATGGTCAGTAAATTTTGCCAGAGTGCTTCAAGGAAGCCTCTCTGGTCTCCTTGTTTGATATCCCTGCTCAAGGAGCTAGTTATCAGTAATGCTTTAATGCTTGGACCCCCACGTTGAACGCACCCAGCCCTCAAAGTATTTCTGGCAGCTTgtacaattttcaagtcttgtaaTCTTAATTAAAATGCAAATATGGGTGGAAACAGGGTGCAATACCATCCTGAATATCCTACTGAGATCAGGAAAGAGTTAAACCCCACTGACAGGAGGGAAGGAGATCTATTCATCAACTAAAAGTCAATCTGCAGAAGGTTTCCACATTGCATTTTAAATAGCATACTTAACAAGCAAATGGTATATTCTGCAACCTATTTAAACGAAGTCTAAAATCATGTGAAAATTGTTTCCCTTAATTTAAATATTGTAGATTTAACAACTTGTTAGAATTCAGCATTCAAAGGATATTTTGTTCCATTGATAAATGTAAATACATTAAAGTATATGGTTAATATACAGTTTTTAAAAAGTACACTGAATTTTATGGTATTCTTCATAAGTATAAAGCACCATTGGTGGTCTGTAAAATAAGATGACTTGGACAAGTTATTCTGAACAGGTCGTAACCAActggttgtacagggctctggtgagaccacatctagagtattgtgtacagttttggtctcctaatttgaggaaggacatccttgtgattgaggcagtgctgcgtaggttgacgagattgatccctgggatggcgggactgtcatatgaggaaagattgaaaagactaggcttgtattcactggagtttagaaggatgaggggatatcttatagaaacatataaaattataaaaggactggacaagctagatgcaggaaaaatgttcccaatgttgggctagtccagaaccaggggccaccgtcttagaataaaggggaggtcatttaagactgaggtgagaaaaagcatcttcacccagagagttgtgaatttatggaattccctgccacagagggcagtggatgccaaatcactggatggatttaagagagagttagatagagctctaggggctagtggagtcaagggatatggggagaaggctggcacgggttattgataggggacgatcagccatgatcacaatgaatggtggtgctggctcgaagggccgaaggccctcctcctgcacctattttctatgtttctattgtcaaGTACAATTTATTTGAAACGCCCCAGCATGATTTCTTATGGATGTACAATTTACTGGCACTGGTCAGTCTCTTTTCATACGCCTAATACCAGTTGACAAAATGCTTTCAGCAACAAAAATACAAGAAAAATAAAACTCGGATTAAACGAGCTGTGTGAATTGCGTGTGAAACATTGGACCTAACATTTTGCACCCATGACCACCTCATCCCGCAATCAGAGAAAAACAATTATCTATTAATAAAATAAGCTGACTTGGACAAGTTATCTAATCAGCAGCAAATCAGCCGCTGCAGAATAATAGTTCGCTGGCCACAGTTGATGCAGTGTAGTCAGCGAACAGAACGAGTTTGATCACGTTAAGTTTTGCCTGCAATACTGCTGGGTGGTCGGTAAACATCGCAGGAATGCGCAAATCGTAGCATAAACGATGGCATGCGATTACAGCAGATATAAAACTTTTATGAACCCCAAGTCGCGTCCAACCAACTGCATCGCACATTAAGTAAACAGCATTTTTTCAATTAAATCAGATGATTTGTAATTTGCAGAATTATGTCAACATCCACCGAAAGATCTAATGATTCTATGCAATCCATCGAGAAGCGTTTTCCAGAGGATTTGACGCAATGTACGCCAAGCATCTCCCGGTGAAACCTTCCATTGCGAATCCTCTGCGGCCACATCCTCGACAGCAGGTGAATTTGCGCAGGTGAAACTCACTCCAAAGGTTTTTTTCAGATTCACGGAATTATACCCCATTCTCCTTTGGAAAATAGCGCTTTAAAAACCCCATTCATCTATTTTGCGTTGTGCATTCAAATATACCGCGTTAGTAACCATGACTACGGTTTCTGTAAAAGACCTGCCTCCCGATGCTTTATGTTTAGATTGACGGAAGATGCAAAGCCAAACGGCGGAaaagaaattattttttaatatataaacgCAGACAAGTTTAAAATGCTGCTCACGTGACACATCAGCGTCTTAAACTAAGATTatgtctttctccctctccctgtgtGTGGTCTCCCGAGGATGATATCTGCTGCTGACttctagtgtgtgtgggtgtgtgaacgCTGCCGACCGCCAGTGTCCCGGAGCTCCTCCTGATGGCCGCACCGCAGCAGCGGCTCAATGTGAAGAGGACAGGGAAGGGACTCAGCCTTCATACTCAAACTGCTGCCGCTGAACGCCGGTAAGCCTTGTTGTTTTTTTCTCCCCTCTGAAATCGTACCGATTTACAAGTGTATCTAAAAACACAATGTTTGGTGCATTGACATTCACGCCGCTTTAAAATGAAATTTCCGAATCACATCGAGATTTACAAGGTTGTTTTCACCAGTGGTTTATCCGTGCACAGGTGCAGATTGCAGAACATTAAAAAACAACACTTGTACGTTTATCATCGCGTTTAGATGTGGCGATTGCCACTACTGACCAGATCCTTGGAGTAGGCACGGATTGCACTGCAGAATATATTTTCATATGTGTCGTGTCTCGCGCATTTAGCAAAAGCTTTAGCAAGCGTTACTATGAAATGGTAAATGAAACGTACACTGTTTGCTGCCTAATTATCTGATTCGGTTTTTCAAAAGATGATAATTTAAAAACCGTTCCATTCTATCAAGGGACTTAGGCTGCGGACTGTCCTTTGACATCAAATTATGTCTTGAATAATCGTCCCGCAGTGAGTCGGAGCAATATTTCTGAAATCCACTGTTTGATTTGTACCTCTCCTGCGCTTCTGATCTTTCGTCAAAGACAAAAGGGCAAGAATCCCTTTAATCAGTCGTAATTTAAGACTATAATCAGATTGCCATTGCCAGGTCGGACCAAATCTTTATTGAGCGCAAGCTAAAAGAGCTAATTAATTGTATATGTCGGCGGTTATATTCTCACTTCCACCTCTTTGCTCATTGACACTGGTCAGGAAATTACTCGCTATCTACTGAGGGCTTCAGTACTTCGGTAGAACGTGAATTAAAATTGCGGACTGCGGCTGCTTAAATCGCTTCTTCTCCAAAGACCCCGTGAAATTGTTGTTGTTGGGGTTGGGTTGTTGAGTAGGATAAGATAGGataggacaggacaggacagggtAGGGGAGAGTGGAGTAGGGATTGACAGGCGGCAGTTCCAAGTAGACGTTCTGGGAAGCAGAACTGAGCCGGCCGACACAGGCAGCCCGTTGCATTTGTGTACGTGCCCCGAAGAAGAACGGAGACTGGGCAGTTCCACCTAACCCAGGTGAAAATACCTACCCCAACCCCtttttcgcccccccccccttcaggaAGATCAAGGACAGTGCCATCTACACCTGCAGAGAAACCGACCCGACCAACACCCACCCAACGGTTCCCGTTTAGCGATGACAATCTTTCCAAATCCCTTTACGGGTAGGCGCAATAATCTTTGGGCGCAACCGTGTCTCTGGCTTGAAAAGTGTGGAAAGGTCCCTGTGATAAACTGAGTGCATGCAACCTGCTGTGCCATCGAGAGAGAAGGGTCATGATAGCGAGAAATACACGAAGGCCATTGCAGTGAACCCTGATCCCCTTGCTGCATTTGCCAGCAGGGGTCACTGGACTGCGATTAAAAGCTGGAGCCCGGGCTGGTTATTattttcctctctcccttcccttgcTGTTAGCATACGAGTGGCAGACTCGTCCAGAACGCGAAGGGAGTAAGACTGCAGTCCTCACAGCTCCTGGTAATGTAGCGCAAGGACAAGTCTGAATGAATTTTGAAGTACATTAATCACTGGGTTTAATTCAATTGTGTATcgttttctttaaaaaataactaatgttataacccccccccctccccccgccacccACAAAAACCCAGATATACTGATGTTTAAGTGGCTCTCTGTGTTTTGCAGGACGTTGAAACTCGCCACCAGCAAAAGAAAAGCTTCATTTTAAAGTATGAGTTGGCTTTCACAGGACTTTCTTCTCAAAGCCATGAAGATGGATAGTGCATGAAGAATTCTTCTACAATCGCTCAACTTAAACAAACTAAGAACATTGACATTTCTTGTTAAGTCAAGAAGCGACTAGCCATGAATTCGAAGAGCTCAAGTGCTGGCTCTGCGGAGTCgggtctgtgctgtggtgggcagcAACTTTCTCCGGATCCGCGCTTTCTCCGAAAGCACAGGTACCAGGCCAAGAGGAAGCTGAGACCGTCGCGAGTGATGGGCTTTTGCATCGGCTTAATGGCTCTCAGCACGTTCTCCATCTTACTCAGTGCCTTCACCTGGACATCAACCAACTCAGCAAAACCACAAGGCCAACGCAGAACTCTACTGGGTTTCGAAGAAAAGCAGACATTTTCCAAGAGTCAAAATTATACGCCCAGATCTGAACTTGCTCTGAGGTACGAAGGGCGGGCAGCCACCATCCCTGACAATAATAACAGCAATGCTGGAGATTATCCTAGGGATCTTTTTTCACTGGAGGAACGAAGGAAAGGAGCTGTCGTACTCCACGTCTTAGGCATGATTTACATGTTCATAGCCTTAGCCATTGTGTGCGATGAGTTTTTTGTACCGTCATTGACAGTTATCATTGATAAACTGCAAATATCGGATGATGTGGCGGGGGCCACCTTTATGGCAGCTGGCGGTTCAGCCCCAGAGCTCTTTACTTCTTTAATAGGAGTTTTTATATCTCGCAGTAACGTTGGGATTGGGACCATAGTGGGTTCTGCAGTGTTCAATATCCTGTTTGTAATCGGGATGTGCGCTGTATTCTCCAAAGAAATTCTGCACCTTACATGGTGGCCACTGTTCAGAGATGTGTCCTTTTATATTCTTGACCTGATTTTGCTTATAGCTTTCTTCCTGGATAATGTCATCGTTTGGTGGGAAAGTGTAATTTTGTTGTCAGGCTATGGATTCTACGTGACCTTCATGAAGTTCAACATTCAGATCGAAAAATGggtgaaaaagaaaataaaccggaacaaagtggtggaggcaacGGCAACAGATGACGATGACAAGGTATTTGTGGTCTTATTTCAGAAATTTATTTTTGAACAAAAGTATTAAGGAATGGTCCCCATTATCCCAAGGATCATTTGTGACAGGGAGCAAAACTGtacatgttggaaatctgaaataaaaagagacTCTCAGCATCTGCAGAACGAAAAACAGTATTTAATGTTTAAGATTGAAGTTCCTTTTAACAAACATGAGGAAGTATCTTGAAATACTGGTGACTAATAATTATTCGGATATGGTAGAGAGAAAGACTGGTCATTGAGTTAAAACGTCCTGTAATCAATGAACAGTGGACGTTACAACAAGCTTCTCATATACACATTATATTATATAACGGGGCTTTTTGAAGCATGTCCTCTTCGTTCATTGATGAATTAAATGATAGATGCAGATAAAGATTCTTTCTGTTGGCTGAAATAGATGAGCTGATTTTCTACCTATGCAATACTGAGCTGGCAGCTCACCTGCTATGTCATTTCAAAAGGTCCGTCTTGCTTTAAATTGTTTTGATTCTGGTGCATTGGTTTGTACCTTTtctaaaataaaaaatgaagatCATTTTGTAATAGAACATAACTGAAATGAAAAATGTTGCATCAAATTGCCAGTCCATAAGAGTTGCTGCAGTTTTAACCAATTACTTTTCATATTTGGGGTGGGTCCAAAAATGGGGTCTGCTCTGAATATTTCAATACAATTCCAGAAATCTAAACTCAATACAATAGATTAACTGTAATTGTAATTAGTTTAATTCTTTAAACTAtatttatgtttatgtttataaaTGCAATATATTTATGAAATCAGATCTGAATAAGGTGGGATGGGTGTTACTACACAGGACAAATTGGCCCCATCGATGTCTGCGGTTTTGATTTTTATGGAAAGTTAAACATAATGTGACAGTGGTAATGGTAGATGGTGATTAGTTTCCAATAAAAGTTAAAACAGATGGAATAAGATCTGTTCTATCCATCGTACTGCATTTGAAGACTGTGATATTATCTGTCTTCAAAAAAGATCAATTTTTGCTGCTAAAATTTCCGAATATACAATTCACAGGAATTCAATAGGTCTAGTTTTTTCAGCTTTAAAAATCTCTAACAGTTCAAAATAAAGCTTAAAACCCTTTTTTAGCAAGGTGAATCTATCAAAATTCTCATTGTACACCAGGTGTTCCGGCCAAAAAGGTGTATTAAATAATGCCTCACTAGATGTACAAAATGTCTTTTTTGGAACCATCATATGTACTAGGCATATAATAGTCACCACAGTCTGCAAATATATATCAGAGTTCATCTCCATtgtgcccagcacattgatgcaatcactaaAACAGCTCATCAATGACTCTTTCATCAGAAGTTGAGGAGATATGGCACCTAGCCAAATATtctattgaacttctacaggggaagagcatactgaccggttgcatcagagCCTGGTTCACTAATTTGAAGGATGAAGGAGGCTGCATAAAGTGATGGACATTGTCTAATCCATCACAACACTAACCTCCTCACCTCcacaggcagctaatatcattaaATACCCACACCACCCTCCTCTCTTTTCATTGCTGCCATCGGGAtgagggtacaggagcctgagaatctTTAGCTccagcttcaagaacagcttcttgccaTTAAAcaccaggttcttgaaccacattgcccaaccctaaccacaaccctacctcagcagcaAATCACTACAGACTTTGCACTACAGTGATTGCTCTATGTGCTTTTGTATTTGCACTGTCATGGTCAGAATTACTAATGCTTGGTGTTTCTTTATTTTCTTGTTGCATCAATAAGACTTTCATTGTTCTAGTTCATTTCCGGTACATATGAAAAATAAAACGCTTGAATCTTTCACTATTTTATTTCATAACtgcattatttttgttttgttttaagcaTACCATTGTTAATGGGGATTTCTATCTAATCTTTCCTTTCTCCAGCTTTTGACTGTGGTCAGCTTTCTATCTATATGATGATACATTGAAGTAAAGCCATTGTTCTTTGCTTACAGCTTTCATCTAACAAATAAGATTGTGATTACTaactagaatcatagaaataaacCCAAGTCTTGCCATAATGCAGAACCAAGCTTCCACACCTTTCCTAATTCTTCTATTTTCATAAGATACAGAGCAAGTAGCGGCACAATCCAGTAACACCATGTGAAGAATTAACTCTCTTTGGCAGTTGGAtattagtaatgggcctgtctcacggtgcgagtccacccacgagtgatcccgagtcaaAAGAAAAACTCatactcgtggttgtctacgagattccaagtttatgttcacgagtttaaacgagttcccacgtgtatgtctaagtttgccgtttacttctcatttctgtgatgtaccaagttcctctcccgagttaccaagttcctctctcgagttactcttgagccaaccgtgaatgaaggtctgttttaagtatcaaatagaggagttggacagcatctcatacagtaagtatattctgattcagtattgaaagttattcaatttcagaacttaaaaaaactaggcagga
The DNA window shown above is from Amblyraja radiata isolate CabotCenter1 chromosome 3, sAmbRad1.1.pri, whole genome shotgun sequence and carries:
- the LOC116971041 gene encoding sodium/potassium/calcium exchanger 2-like; the protein is MNSKSSSAGSAESGLCCGGQQLSPDPRFLRKHRYQAKRKLRPSRVMGFCIGLMALSTFSILLSAFTWTSTNSAKPQGQRRTLLGFEEKQTFSKSQNYTPRSELALRYEGRAATIPDNNNSNAGDYPRDLFSLEERRKGAVVLHVLGMIYMFIALAIVCDEFFVPSLTVIIDKLQISDDVAGATFMAAGGSAPELFTSLIGVFISRSNVGIGTIVGSAVFNILFVIGMCAVFSKEILHLTWWPLFRDVSFYILDLILLIAFFLDNVIVWWESVILLSGYGFYVTFMKFNIQIEKWVKKKINRNKVVEATATDDDDKVFVVLFQKFIFEQKY